One stretch of Amycolatopsis sp. NBC_00345 DNA includes these proteins:
- a CDS encoding ectoine synthase: MLVRTLDEVTDTDSDIKTPNWRSKRIILAKEGVGFSVHETTLYAGTVNDFWYANHIEAVFITSGEGEIEDLATGEVHPLKPGTLYLLNDHDKHQVRPKTEIKCVCVFNPPVTGREVHDENGVYPLVTEDTA, from the coding sequence GTGCTGGTCCGCACCCTCGACGAGGTCACCGACACTGATTCCGACATCAAGACCCCGAACTGGCGCAGCAAGCGCATCATCCTCGCCAAGGAGGGCGTCGGGTTCTCGGTGCACGAGACCACGCTCTACGCGGGCACGGTGAACGACTTCTGGTACGCCAACCACATCGAGGCCGTTTTCATCACCTCCGGTGAGGGCGAGATCGAGGACCTGGCGACCGGTGAGGTCCACCCGCTCAAGCCGGGCACCCTCTACCTGCTGAACGACCACGACAAGCACCAGGTCCGGCCGAAGACCGAGATCAAGTGCGTGTGCGTGTTCAACCCGCCGGTGACCGGCCGGGAGGTGCACGACGAGAACGGCGTGTACCCCCTGGTCACCGAGGACACCGCCTGA